A region of the Polynucleobacter asymbioticus genome:
TTGGCAGGTAGGCGTTTTATTCTGAAAAACTACATTGAGCTTGGCTCTGTAATTTTGATGCTTGTATGGACCACCAACCAAGTTAACCACTTGATTACCCTCAATAGCACTGGTTCTAGGAAACATAGAATAGGGGCCAATAGCAGTAAGGTCATCAATCTCAAAGGCCAAGATGTCGCCATCTTTATTGGCCGCAATTCGTCCCTTAATTCGATGCTCGCGGGCATGAATGTCGCTTGTAAACGATTCGAGTCGATCTGCAACAAATTTGACCGGACGCTCTAACATCATCGCCAAACCCACCGTTGCAAAATCATCTGGATATGCGTGAACCTTAATGCCAAAAGATCCACCCACGTCTTTACAAATAACATGGACATCAGACTCAGAAAGACCAAACTGGCGGCAATATAAGTCTTGCATCATGTGTGGCGCTTGCTGGGAGTGATAAACCGTCAGACGGCGATCGCCAGGGTTATAGTCTGCAATTTGGCAACGAGGCTCAAGGGTCACGCCAGTGTGGCGACCAAAGCCAAAAGTAGCCTCTGCAACTACATCGGCCGTTGCAAAAACCTCATCAACCTGACCAACATCCAAGCTACGAGTAAAGCAGAGGTTGTCACCAAGCTCTGGATGAATGACTGGCGTCTCTGGATCCAATGCTGTTTCCATAGAAACTACTGCAGGCAACTCCTCCCACTCAACATCAATTAATTGCAAAGCATCCTCTGCCTGAGCACGAGTTTCAGCAACAACAGCAACGACCGGCTCACCTTGCCAGCAAGCCCTATCAATTGCTAATGCATATTGAGGGGCAGACTTCATGCCAGCTAGATGACCTAAAGTAGCAACCCATGGCTTGCACAGCTCTGCCATCTTGACACCATCCACTATGGCAAGTACACCAGGCATCTTGCTTGCTTGCTCTGTATGAATTTTTCCAATCTTCATATGAGCTACTGGGGAACGCCAATACACCACATGCCCCATTCTGGGCAATTGAATGTCGTCTACATAGGTACCTTGACCCTCGATGAGTCGACGCGCCTTATGCCTGGGCTCACTATTACCTATGTAGCGTTGATCATTTGTTACCGGATCAAGCACCAATCCTTTGAGGTCTGCTGGCTTATTCATAATCAGTTTTTCCAGTCTACTTAAGCGAGAGCAACAACGGGTTTGATTTTTTCGCCTTTGGCGCGAGCTTCAAGCACGGCCATGATGGCGTCTACGATAGAGTGATAGCCAGTGCAACGGCAGTAATTGCCAGAGATCCATTCACGCACTTCTTCACGCGTAGCATTTGGCTGTTTTTCAATCAACTCCGCAGCGGCAAGCAACATTCCGGAGGAACAGAATCCGCATTGCATCGCGTTGTGACGCATAAAGGCTTCTTGCAAGTCCCCTAATGCACCAATTTTCGTGAGGCCCTCAATCGTCTCGACAACACATCCATCAGCTTGCACGGCTAAGTACAAGCAACCACGAATGATTTGCCCGTTAACCTTGACAGTACATGCACCGCATGCACCCTGCTCACAGCCAAGGTGAGGGCCCTTTAAGTGAAGATCTTCACGCAAAAAATCCACCAAATGTCGACGCGGCTCAATCTCAGCATTGACCACTGAACCATTAACAGTCAACGTAATTTTTTTCTTTAAGCTCATTTCAATCTCCGAACTTGATTTATTTTTCTGATAATTAGTTAAGCAATTAAATGCTTTAAGCCGCGCTCTAATAAAACACCAATTAAATGTTGTTTAGTTTCTGCACTGTTAGTGATATCTGCAATCGCCTCAATCTCGCCCCTAGCGGCGGCAACTGCGCTAGCAATCAAATCATCGTTTAGAGACTTACCCTCAACCAAGGCTTGAGCTTTTGTCGCCATTACCGGCGTAGCACCAACAGAGAAGAAAGTGAAAGTGCACTCGCTTAGAACATTGCCGGCTTTATTTGCAACTAAAGCAAGGCCAGCAACAGCATAGTCTCCATGGCGACGAGCTAACTCATGAAAATAAAAAACTTGATCACTGCTTGCAATTGGCATTTCAGTTGCCACAAGAATTTCATTGGGCTCTAGGGATGTGGTGTACAGATCAATGAAAAAGTCTTGCGCTGAAATGCGACGCTCACCATTAGGGCCGGCAATCAACATCGTTGCATTGAGTGCCAAACTACAGGCAGGCCATTCAGCCGCAGGATCACCGTAAGCCAATGAGCCGCCCCAAGTTCCGAGATTTCGGATGGCTCTATGTGCGATGTGCGGCACAGCAGCCTTGAGTAGCGGCGCATGTTGCGCAATCAATTTTGAGTCTTCAATTTCGGTGTGAGTGACTAAGGCTCCAATGCGCAATTGGTTGCCGATTACAGAAATCCCTTTGAGCTCATCGAGATTGGTAATGTCAATGAGAATGCTAGGCTCTGAGAGGCGGAGGTTGAGCGTAGCCAAAAGCGTCTGACCTCCAGCAATTAAACGAGCATCTTCACCCGCTTCAGCCAGCAATGCTATGGCCGCACTAAGCATCTTCGGTTTTGCATAATCAAATGCTGCTGCTTTCATTAAATCTCCTCCACCGCTTTTATATTTATATCGCTAAACCTTATTTGGCCTGCGCGTCCGACTCTAAGGGCGCCACCTCACCACCCAATTCTTTTGCAAATCGCTGAAAAAAGTCATCTGCAATCTTTTTGGCTGAAGCGCTAATTAAACGTCCGCCAATTTGTCCCAACTTACCCCCAATAGAGGCCTCTGTCGTATAAGAGATCAAAGTTCCACCTTCGGCAGCCCTCAATTCAACTCGTGAGCGCCCTTTTGCAAAGCCTGCAGCGCCGCCCGACCCTTCAAATGCCATTGAGCAGGATTGATCGGGAACAACATCACTCAGCAAAAGCTTTCCAGCGAATCTAGCTCTCACGGGCCCAATCTTGAACATGACCTTAGCGTGTATCTCCTCGGGCGAGATACGGCTAATTTCCTCACAGCCAGGAATGGACTTCGCTAGAACATCAATGTCATTCAAACCCTTCCAAACATCTGGGATTGGAGCAGCAATGAGTTGCTCGCCATTTAGTTCCATTACTTCTCCTTGGGGTTTGTACGAATAGAGTCTTATCTACCAATTGTTCAACAATGTACCATTATTTAACTTTTGGTCAATAAGGCCAAATTCGGATAAACCCTGATGAC
Encoded here:
- a CDS encoding CoxG family protein, with the translated sequence MELNGEQLIAAPIPDVWKGLNDIDVLAKSIPGCEEISRISPEEIHAKVMFKIGPVRARFAGKLLLSDVVPDQSCSMAFEGSGGAAGFAKGRSRVELRAAEGGTLISYTTEASIGGKLGQIGGRLISASAKKIADDFFQRFAKELGGEVAPLESDAQAK
- a CDS encoding FAD binding domain-containing protein, with product MKAAAFDYAKPKMLSAAIALLAEAGEDARLIAGGQTLLATLNLRLSEPSILIDITNLDELKGISVIGNQLRIGALVTHTEIEDSKLIAQHAPLLKAAVPHIAHRAIRNLGTWGGSLAYGDPAAEWPACSLALNATMLIAGPNGERRISAQDFFIDLYTTSLEPNEILVATEMPIASSDQVFYFHELARRHGDYAVAGLALVANKAGNVLSECTFTFFSVGATPVMATKAQALVEGKSLNDDLIASAVAAARGEIEAIADITNSAETKQHLIGVLLERGLKHLIA
- a CDS encoding (2Fe-2S)-binding protein; the protein is MSLKKKITLTVNGSVVNAEIEPRRHLVDFLREDLHLKGPHLGCEQGACGACTVKVNGQIIRGCLYLAVQADGCVVETIEGLTKIGALGDLQEAFMRHNAMQCGFCSSGMLLAAAELIEKQPNATREEVREWISGNYCRCTGYHSIVDAIMAVLEARAKGEKIKPVVALA